The following proteins are encoded in a genomic region of Primulina huaijiensis isolate GDHJ02 chromosome 3, ASM1229523v2, whole genome shotgun sequence:
- the LOC140973354 gene encoding RNA-binding protein BRN1 — protein sequence MAEGGDSVKLFVGQVPKHMTESQLLAMFNEFAAVEEVNIIKDKVTRASRGCCFLICPSREEADKAINACHNNKTLPGASNPLQVKYADGELERLEHKLFVGMLPKNVSDAEVSAVFSEYGTIKDLQILRGSQQTSKGCAFLKFETKEQALAAIESVNGKHKIEGSIVPLVVKWADTEKERQARRTQKALSQGSNVANPDSRQHPSLFGALPMGYMPPYDGYGYQAPGTYGLMQYRLPPLQNEHAFHNLIPPLNQGNSIPGVTPDFSSGITPRNFPMSPTSYVGSAFAALPGVQYPMTYHGGIVNTRPLLGPSGYLSPSNTSSQPAASSSASMSSVGQIEGPPGANLFIYHIPQEFGDDELANAFQRFGRVLSAKVFIDKATGASKCFGFVSYDSPAAAQDAIHVMNGFQLGGKKLKVQLKKRQ from the exons ATGGCGGAAGGCGGGGACAGCGTGAAGCTTTTCGTGGGCCAAGTGCCCAAGCACATGACGGAATCTCAGCTTCTCGCCATGTTCAATGAATTCGCGGCCGTCGAAGAAGTCAACATTATCAAAGACAAGGTCACGCGTGCTTCACGAG GGTGCTGCTTTCTGATATGTCCGTCGAGGGAGGAAGCGGACAAGGCGATCAATGCATGCCACAACAACAAGACGCTGCCTGGG GCTTCTAATCCCTTGCAAGTGAAGTATGCAGATGGGGAGTTGGAAAGACTAG AGCACAAACTCTTTGTTGGTATGCTTCCAAAAAATGTTTCTGATGCTGAGGTCTCCGCTGTGTTTTCGGAATACGGAACAATAAAAGACTTGCAAATTCTTAGAGGTTCCCAGCAAACTAGTAAAG GTTGTGCTTTTCTGAAATTTGAAACAAAAGAACAAGCACTCGCTGCCATAGAATCCGTCAACGGGAAGCATAAAATAGAG GGTTCTATTGTTCCTTTGGTGGTCAAGTGGGCTGATACAGAAAAAGAACGACAAGCACGGAGGACTCAAAAAGCTCTGTCGCAGGGATCTAATGTGGCAAATCCTGACTCTAGGCAGCATCCATCTCTATTTGGCGCTTTACCCATGGGTTATATGCCACCATATGACGGATATGGGTATCag GCTCCAGGGACTTATGGACTCATGCAATATCGCCTACCACCGTTGCAAAATGAACATGCATTCCACAATCTAATACCACCTTTAAACCAAGGGAATTCTATACCTGGAGTGACACCTGATTTTTCATCTGGAATCACCCCAAGAAATTTTCCCATGTCACCTACAAGTTATGTAGGATCCGCATTTGCTGCTTTGCCTGGGGTTCAATATCCAATGACTTATCATGGAGGGATCGTGAATACTCGGCCTTTACTGGGCCCTTCTGGCTATCTATCACCTTCCAACACAAGTAGCCAACCTGCTGCATCTTCGAGTGCCAGTATGAGTTCTGTTGGTCAAATTGAAG GTCCACCGGGagctaatttatttatttaccatATTCCTCAAGAATTTGGTGATGATGAGCTAGCCAATGCCTTCCAGCGTTTTGGTAGGGTATTGAGTGCCAAGGTTTTCATTGACAAAGCAACTGGTGCCAGCAAATGTTTTG GATTTGTAAGTTACGATTCACCAGCAGCAGCACAGGATGCAATTCATGTGATGAATGGGTTCCAATTAGGTGGTAAAAAATTGAAGGTTCAACTTAAAAAGAGACAATAA
- the LOC140973357 gene encoding uncharacterized protein — translation MKPSEMSSKPNDGVKGDVKKEEKKKPFFRPAKDDTKPLLQDPILRSDPIETEEAVLRLPPLPDRFRSKSQVP, via the exons ATGAAACCATCGGAAATGTCGAGTAAACCCAACGATGGTGTGAAGGGGGAtgtaaagaaagaagaaaagaagaaaccCTTCTTCAGGCCCGCAAAAGACGACACCAAACCACTGCTTCAGGATCCT ATTTTGAGATCCGACCCGATTGAGACAGAGGAAGCTGTGCTGCGGCTGCCTCCTTTGCCGGATCGTTTCAGGTCCAAATCCCAGGTCCCATGA
- the LOC140973353 gene encoding uncharacterized protein isoform X2 — protein MAGDSSSGSGRSKWGISPSYAMYHFGTSGISVAAATGITHPLDVLKVRLQMQLVGQRGPLIGMGRLSLQVVKNEGPKSLYLGLTAALMRSVLYGGLRLGLYEPSKYVSELAFESTNVLVKIFSGGFAGAVATALTNPVEVLKVRLQMNAKTARGPIEQMRKIASEEGVAALWKGVAPAMTRAAALTASQLVTYDESKRALTRRTSLQEGFYLHLCASTIAGTVSTIVTAPIDMVKTRLMLQRESKRVGSYKNGIHCAYQVLLTEGPRGLYKGSTDDYNLHTLREAA, from the exons ATGGCTGGCGACTCCTCTTCCG GATCGGGCAGATCAAAATGGGGGATCTCGCCATCCTACGCTATGTATCACTTTGGTACGAGTGGAATATCTGTTGCTGCAGCAACCGGGATTACTCATccattag ATGTTCTCAAAGTTAGGCTGCAAATGCAACTTGTTGGCCAGCGAGGTCCATTGATTGGCATG GGAAGACTCTCTTTGCAAGTTGTCAAGAATGAAGGACCGAAGTCTTTGTACCTGGGATTGACTGCTGCATTAATGAGGTCAGTTCTTTATGGAGGTCTCCGTTTAGGATTATACGAACCATCAAAGTATGTCTCTGAATTGGCTTTTGAGTCCACCAATGTCTTGGTGAAGATTTTTTCTGGCGGATTCGCTGGCGCTGTTGCAACCGCACTCACCAATCCAGTGGAAGTTTTGAAG GTACGGCTGCAGATGAATGCGAAAACCGCTCGTGGGCCTATTGAGCAAATGCGAAAAATTGCTTCAGAAGAGGGGGTGGCAGCTCTTTGGAAAGGTGTTGCACCTGCAATGACCAGAGCTGCTGCATTGACTGCATCGCAACTGGTGACATATGATGAGTCCAAGAGG GCTTTGACAAGACGGACCTCTCTTCAGGAAGGATTTTACCTTCATCTCTG TGCAAGTACGATAGCAGGCACAGTGAGCACGATTGTGACCGCTCCCATTGATATGGTCAAAACCAGACTTATGCTGCAAAGAGAATCTAAAAGAGTTGGAAGCTATAAAAATGGAATCCACTGTGCATATCAG GTTCTGCTAACAGAAGGTCCTCGGGGTCTTTACAAAGG GTCCACAGACGACTATAACCTTCATACTCTGCGAGAAGCTGCGTGA
- the LOC140973353 gene encoding uncharacterized protein isoform X1 — protein MAGDSSSGSGRSKWGISPSYAMYHFGTSGISVAAATGITHPLDVLKVRLQMQLVGQRGPLIGMGRLSLQVVKNEGPKSLYLGLTAALMRSVLYGGLRLGLYEPSKYVSELAFESTNVLVKIFSGGFAGAVATALTNPVEVLKVRLQMNAKTARGPIEQMRKIASEEGVAALWKGVAPAMTRAAALTASQLVTYDESKRALTRRTSLQEGFYLHLCASTIAGTVSTIVTAPIDMVKTRLMLQRESKRVGSYKNGIHCAYQVLLTEGPRGLYKGGFAIFARLGPQTTITFILCEKLREFAGLKAL, from the exons ATGGCTGGCGACTCCTCTTCCG GATCGGGCAGATCAAAATGGGGGATCTCGCCATCCTACGCTATGTATCACTTTGGTACGAGTGGAATATCTGTTGCTGCAGCAACCGGGATTACTCATccattag ATGTTCTCAAAGTTAGGCTGCAAATGCAACTTGTTGGCCAGCGAGGTCCATTGATTGGCATG GGAAGACTCTCTTTGCAAGTTGTCAAGAATGAAGGACCGAAGTCTTTGTACCTGGGATTGACTGCTGCATTAATGAGGTCAGTTCTTTATGGAGGTCTCCGTTTAGGATTATACGAACCATCAAAGTATGTCTCTGAATTGGCTTTTGAGTCCACCAATGTCTTGGTGAAGATTTTTTCTGGCGGATTCGCTGGCGCTGTTGCAACCGCACTCACCAATCCAGTGGAAGTTTTGAAG GTACGGCTGCAGATGAATGCGAAAACCGCTCGTGGGCCTATTGAGCAAATGCGAAAAATTGCTTCAGAAGAGGGGGTGGCAGCTCTTTGGAAAGGTGTTGCACCTGCAATGACCAGAGCTGCTGCATTGACTGCATCGCAACTGGTGACATATGATGAGTCCAAGAGG GCTTTGACAAGACGGACCTCTCTTCAGGAAGGATTTTACCTTCATCTCTG TGCAAGTACGATAGCAGGCACAGTGAGCACGATTGTGACCGCTCCCATTGATATGGTCAAAACCAGACTTATGCTGCAAAGAGAATCTAAAAGAGTTGGAAGCTATAAAAATGGAATCCACTGTGCATATCAG GTTCTGCTAACAGAAGGTCCTCGGGGTCTTTACAAAGG GGGCTTTGCCATTTTCGCAAGATTAGGTCCACAGACGACTATAACCTTCATACTCTGCGAGAAGCTGCGTGAGTTTGCCGGGCTAAAGGCGCTTTAA
- the LOC140973356 gene encoding histone H2AX-like has protein sequence MESTNVATIKASEGKSKARPRSRSERAGLEFPVGRIKRYMKEGKYANRIGAGSTVYLAAVMEYLAAEVLELAGDQAKREKKNRITPSHIRFAVTADEELRGLCGGAMFPSASAPPNIHGDLLPK, from the exons ATGGAGTCCACTAACGTAGCCACAATCAAGGCCAGCGAAGGGAAATCCAAGGCTCGCCCAAGAAGCCGGTCGGAAAGGGCAGGGCTAGAGTTCCCTGTCGGAAGAATCAAACGATATATGAAGGAGGGCAAGTACGCGAACCGCATCGGTGCTGGATCCACTGTGTATCTTGCTGCCGTTAtggaatatctagctgctgaa GTCTTGGAGCTTGCAGGTGATCAGGCTAAGAGGGAGAAGAAGAATCGGATAACACCATCACACATACGGTTTGCAGTGACAGCTGATGAAGAATTGAGAGGCCTCTGCGGTGGCGCGATGTTTCCAAGTGCTAGTGCCCCACCCAATATTCACGGTGATTTGCTGCCAAAGTAA